A window of the Juglans microcarpa x Juglans regia isolate MS1-56 chromosome 5D, Jm3101_v1.0, whole genome shotgun sequence genome harbors these coding sequences:
- the LOC121264630 gene encoding gamma-interferon-responsive lysosomal thiol protein-like → MAACRRFLTILVLTNILVSFTTPTYSRSSDKVTVSLYYETLCPYCANFIVSYLVKIFQNDLISVVNLRMIPWGNAWIQSDGTFVCQHGPDECLLNTIEACTITIYPDVVRHFRFIHCVERLSLEGKHNEWTNCFDMTGLGTVPIDCYNSGYGNRIEQKHATETAQLNPPHRFVPWVVVNNQPLQEDYGNFMNYICKAYKGNPRPEACISLTFQMDSTEKANSLHPVCYADKARNFTSSAATGNENIPRPANDSWTHRG, encoded by the exons ATGGCTGCTTGTCGACGATTTCTCACCATTCTTGTTCTGACGAACATCTTGGTTTCGTTCACTACCCCAACATATTCTCGTTCCTCTGACAAAGTTACCGTCTCGCTTTACTATGAAACTCTGTGTCCTTATTGTGCGAATTTCATAGTGAGTTATCTGGTGAAGATCTTCCAGAACGACCTCATCTCCGTCGTCAATCTCAGGATGATCCCGTGGGGCAACGCCTGGATCCAATCGGACGGCACCTTCGTTTGCCAG CATGGGCCAGATGAATGCTTGCTGAACACCATTGAAGCCTGCACCATTACTATCTATCCTGATGTG GTCAGGCATTTTCGATTTATACACTGCGTTGAGCGTCTCAGCTTGGAGGGCAAGCACAATGAGTGGACCAATTGCTTTGATATGACAGGTTTGGGAACTGTACCAATAGATTGCTACAATAGTGGCTATGGAAACAGG ATTGAACAAAAACATGCTACGGAAACTGCTCAGCTTAATCCACCTCATAGATTTGTGCCATGGGTTGTCGTGAATAATCAACCACTCCAAGAG GACTACGGAAATTTTATGAACTATATTTGCAAGGCTTACAAAGGCAATCCTAGACCTGAGGCCTGCATATCACTTACGTTTCAAATGGACTCGACTGAGAAAGCAAATTCCCTCCATCCAGTTTGCTATGCAGATAAAGCAAGGAACTTTACATCATCCGCAGCAACAGGAAATGAAAATATCCCAAGACCGGCAAACGATTCTTGGACACACCGGGGATGA